The Candidatus Tanganyikabacteria bacterium genomic sequence GCCTCCACGTTGATCTTCATCTACAACGCCTTCGTGAGCTTGCGGAACGGCAAGCCTGCCGGCCCCAACCCCTGGCGGGCCACGACCCTCGAGTGGCAGACCGAGCACACGCCTCCCCAGCATGGCAACTTCGGCCCCACGCTGCCGGTGGTGTATCGCTGGGCGTACGACTACAGCGTGCCGGGCGCCGACGAGGACTTCATCCCCCAGAACGTGCCGCCCCCGGGTGCGCAGACGGCGGCCGAGACGGTGGCGGAGGCTCGCGCATGACCCTTCCCCTCCTCGCCCTTGGCGTCGTCATGGGCATCGTGGTCTCGTGGCTCTACAGCCAGACGATCGGTACGCGGCCCTGGCTGCAACCCCGCCAGTTAGCCGGCGCCGGGGAGTCTCGCCTGGTCTTTCCGGTCAAGAAGGTGGGGCTGGCGGTATTCCTCGCCGTAGTCGCATCGCTGTTCTCGCTGTTCATCAGCGCATTCCTGATGCGGATGCAGGAAGCGGATTGGAAGAACCTCGCCCTCCCGGACTCCTTGTGGGTCAACACCTTGATCCTCGTGGCTGCCAGCGTGTCGTTCGAGGTGGTCCGCGTGGCGGCTCGAAACGGCCGGGAGGCCCTGATGAAGGTCGCCCTCCTGGGAGCCGGTGCCTTCACGGGCTCATTCCTGGCCGGTCAGCTCATGGTATGGCAGGGGCTCAATGCCGCCGGCAACTTCCCGGCGGCCAATCCCGCGAACGCCTTCTTCTTCATGCTCACGGCGGTCCATGGCCTGCACCTGGTCGGCGGGCTGTGGGTCTGGTTCCGGGCCACGGTCAAGGCCTGGCGCGGAGCCGGCAGCGCAAACGTGGCTCAGAGCGTGGACCTCTGCGCCATGTACTGGCACTTCCTGCTGCTTGTCTGGCTGGTCCTTTTCGCCCTGCTGTGGGCCTCGTCCCAGGGCAGACTCCTGTACTGCAACTAGATCTCGAGGATCGAAGCGTATGAGCCATCCCGCCCCGGCCCCGGCGCCCACCGGAGAGCCCGCCGCACTGGCGCCGGGCATGAAGGGCTTCCTGGCCGACTGGGGCTCGGACCAGGTCGTCTTCAAGGGCGCGCACTGGGGGAAGGCCATGATGTGGATCTTCCTCCTCAGCGACACTTTCATCTTCAGTTGCTTCCTGATCTCCTACATGACCGTCAGGGCTTCCATTCCCGAGCAGTGGCCCAACTCGAGCGAAGTGTTCTCCCTGACCATCGCCGGCCACAACTACCCGCTCTTGCTGATCGCCATCATGACTTTCACGCTGATCAGCAGCAGCGGCACCATGGCTCTCGCCGTCAACTACGGCTACCGGAAGGATCGCAAGATGACGCTGATCTTGCTGGTCCTGACCGCCATCATGGGCGCCTCGTTCGTGGGCATGCAGGCCTACGAATGGTCGAAGCTCATCTTCGACGAGGGGATCCGGCCGTGGGGCAATCCCCTGGGGGCAGCCCAGTTCGGCTCGATCTTCTTCATGATCACGGGATTCCACGGCACGCACGTCACAATCGGCGTGATCTTCCTGCTCATCATGGCCCGGAAGGTCTACAAGGGCTACCTGGACGAGCGGAAGCCCGGCTTCTTCACGACGCGGCGCGCCGGTTACGAGGTCATCGAGATCATGGGCCTGTACTGGCACTTCGTCGACCTCGTCTGGGTCTTCATCTTCGCATTCTTCTATCTTTGGTAAGAGGTACCATGGCGCACGAAGAAGGGCTGCACCACTCCCCATCGGGGGAGGTCGCTTTGCATGGCGGCTCCCACGGTCATGCGGAGTCCCATGGGTCGGAAGAGACCGCTCATGGTCAGGGCCAGCAGCATCCGCTCAAGATCTACCTCAATATCTGGGGCTTGCTCTTCGTCTTGAGCGCCGCCTCGTACCTCGTGGACTATTTCCACGTCCAGGGCTACTTGCGGTGGACGCTGATCGTCCTGTTCATGCTTCTCAAGGCCGGCTTGATCATCGCGGTCTTCATGCACATGGTCTGGGAGCGCCTGTCGATGGTCTACGCGATCCTGGTGCCGGTGACCCTGGTCTTGACGTTCATAGGCATCGGGGCGTTCGAAGGGCGTTACACGTTCGACACCCGCACGGAGTTCTTCGCTCCTGGACCGGCCCCGGCCGGCCATGGGTCCCCGCACGGGTCGGCCGGCGCCCCCGCCCACGGTAAGGCACCCTCGGGAGATCACTAGCGCTCGACCTTCTCCTGTTCGGCCTCGCGCAGGAAGGCCACGGTGCGCGGCTCTCCCGTGACTTCGCCCAGGTCGAACAGGCTGAGGACCACCAACGCCGCGTAGGTGGCCAATCCCGCCACGAGCGTCGGGGCGCCCACGCCGCTGGCGACAGTCAATCCGAAGACGGCGCCGTAGGCCACGTGGGCCAGGAGGGCCGTGGCATGCTCGGAGATGCCGAAGAAGAATGCCCAGGGCTCGGCATCGGTCGCAAGCCCGCGCCCGCGCCCGCGCCGGATGCGCCGGTGCAATGCGGCCACCAGGCCGACGAGCGGGAGCTGAATGAAGAAGTGGTAGAGGCCGAGCAACCCGCCCAGCAGCGTGGCCATGAGCTGGAGGCCCGGTGTCGTCCTGGTGACCGCCGGAAGCCCCAGCAGGACCATCACGCCCATGTAGACGAGCCCGAAGAGGATGCCGTTGAGGAGGTGGATGATCATGCCGAGTACGTGAGCTCGCGGTCCGGGGGCCAGAACGAGTTCCCCGAGCAGACAGCCGTGGTCGATCCGGGATATGCGCAGGCCGCGTGCCGCCAGGAAGAGGCCCGTCAGGGCCACCGTCCCCCAGATCCCCCCGGCGATCGCCACGATCAAGTTCATGCTCCCGCCTCCTGTCGACTCGGGGGGAAATCTAACTCCGCGGGAACCGGGAGTCAGGCTCCAACCGTCCGGGAGCGGGAACTGGACAACCGCTTCCGATCCGATATCTTGGATGGCTATGCTGGCGTCATTCCTCGCCTTCGCTCTGCTGGCACAGGTCCCCGACCTGCCTGTGCTCGGGAAGCTTCCGTCGTTCCGCCTCGTGGATCAAAGGAGCCGGGCCGTTACCGACCGCGATCTGGCCGGCAACGTCTGCGTCGCCGACTTCATCTTCACGACCTGCAAGAATGAGTGCGTGGTCATGACGTCCAGGCTCGCGAAGGTGCAGCGCAAGGTCGCGGATGTGCAGGGTGTGCGATTCGTGTCGTTCAGCGTAGACCCGCGGCACGATACGCCGGTTGCACTCCGCGCGTTCGCAAAGCGCCACGGCGCCGACGAGCGAAACTGGGCCTTCCTGACCGCGGGGTCCGAGGCCCCCGTGCAGGCCGTGGCCAGGGGGCTGGGCATTCACGCCGGCAACCGGCAGCACGGTCAAAGCTACGTGCTCATCGACCCCCAGGGGCGCGTGCGCGGCTACTACTCGCAGGATGCGCGGCGCCTCCGGGACCTCGAGCAGGACATCCGCAAGCTGGCGCGCTAGCCAATAGGCAGCGTAGGGTCGTTACTTCCCGCCTGCGACCCTTTCCACGTCGGCGGCGCTCACCGCCTCGCCCTTGTTCCCGAATGCGGTGCGCTCGTAAGACACCACCGCGGCGATTTCCTCTGCCGACAGCACTCGCTTGAAGCCGGGCATCGTGCCAGAGTAGCGCTTGCCGAGCACCTCCGTGGGCCCGGATTGTCCGTCGAGCACGATCCGGATGTGCTCCTCGGGAGGGCCATTCGGCACTTCCGCACCGGCGATGGGGGGGAAGGCTCCCGGGACGCCCTGACCCGAAACCTGGTGACAGGCGGCGCAGCGCATCTCGTAGACGGCCTTGCCGGATATCGCCCGCGCACTCGATGTGGCCTCGACCGCCTCGGGCGGTCGTGGCGACCGCGCCGGTTTCGCGGACGGCCGGCACCCGGCGACCGCCGCGATCGCGATGATTGCGAGGAGCGCACGCGAAGCAGTCATGGAGCTCTCCTTTCGACGTCGGCGACATCACATCCGTCCGGTGATGGCCGACCCGTTTATATATATTGTCGGGCTGGTACGATGGAACAGCCCCTTGACCGCTATCGTCTGTGCATCGGGCCGCAACCTTCCCGCAACCCACAAGGAGTTTCCGCCAATGCGTAAGATTTCCGCACTAGCCGCGCTATGCGCGTTCAGCCTGACAGCGGGCTGCGCGCAGTTGCAAAATCTGCTCACCCCGAGCAACATCCAGGCCGCCACCAACTTGCTCAAGGACATCGGCGTGGAGCTGAAGTTCACCGACGCGCTCGGCCAGGTCCAGGCCGTCGATTCCGAGGACGACGTCCAGGAGATCACCCTCGAGGGCCGCAAGCTCGAGAAGGGCAAGGATTACAAGTTCGAGGGCGGCAAGATGGTCTTCGTCGGCCTCTCGCCCGACCAGCAGAAGAAGGTCAACATCAAGCTGACCAACGGCAAGGAGTTCAAGGACTTCAACCTCGACCCCAACGCGGCCAAGAACGTGGGCTGCTTCGACCTGGGCGACGACGGCGAATTCCAGCACATCGACGCGAAGGAAGGCGACTGCGGCAAGGCGTTCGACGCGCAACGCGCCGTCGACAAGGAGCACCGGGTCACCGTCAGCACCGGCAAGGCATTCTCGAAGGAGGATTTCATCGGCGTCGCGATGAAGCCGGGCGGAGTGCAGGACTTCATGGGCCTGCCGCGGATGGCCTTCGAACCCTTGGGCGACGGCAAGTTCGAGATGGACGTCCAGGTCCTCAACGGTCCGCCCAACGAAGTCCTCAAGGATCGCGTCTGGCTCGTAGGCTACAAGAAGAGCGGGAAGGTCGCCGTCTTCAAGTTCAAGATCG encodes the following:
- a CDS encoding SCO family protein, producing the protein MAMLASFLAFALLAQVPDLPVLGKLPSFRLVDQRSRAVTDRDLAGNVCVADFIFTTCKNECVVMTSRLAKVQRKVADVQGVRFVSFSVDPRHDTPVALRAFAKRHGADERNWAFLTAGSEAPVQAVARGLGIHAGNRQHGQSYVLIDPQGRVRGYYSQDARRLRDLEQDIRKLAR
- a CDS encoding cytochrome c oxidase subunit 3 encodes the protein MTLPLLALGVVMGIVVSWLYSQTIGTRPWLQPRQLAGAGESRLVFPVKKVGLAVFLAVVASLFSLFISAFLMRMQEADWKNLALPDSLWVNTLILVAASVSFEVVRVAARNGREALMKVALLGAGAFTGSFLAGQLMVWQGLNAAGNFPAANPANAFFFMLTAVHGLHLVGGLWVWFRATVKAWRGAGSANVAQSVDLCAMYWHFLLLVWLVLFALLWASSQGRLLYCN
- a CDS encoding cytochrome c; this translates as MTASRALLAIIAIAAVAGCRPSAKPARSPRPPEAVEATSSARAISGKAVYEMRCAACHQVSGQGVPGAFPPIAGAEVPNGPPEEHIRIVLDGQSGPTEVLGKRYSGTMPGFKRVLSAEEIAAVVSYERTAFGNKGEAVSAADVERVAGGK
- a CDS encoding heme-copper oxidase subunit III family protein — translated: MSHPAPAPAPTGEPAALAPGMKGFLADWGSDQVVFKGAHWGKAMMWIFLLSDTFIFSCFLISYMTVRASIPEQWPNSSEVFSLTIAGHNYPLLLIAIMTFTLISSSGTMALAVNYGYRKDRKMTLILLVLTAIMGASFVGMQAYEWSKLIFDEGIRPWGNPLGAAQFGSIFFMITGFHGTHVTIGVIFLLIMARKVYKGYLDERKPGFFTTRRAGYEVIEIMGLYWHFVDLVWVFIFAFFYLW
- a CDS encoding cytochrome C oxidase subunit IV family protein, which translates into the protein MAHEEGLHHSPSGEVALHGGSHGHAESHGSEETAHGQGQQHPLKIYLNIWGLLFVLSAASYLVDYFHVQGYLRWTLIVLFMLLKAGLIIAVFMHMVWERLSMVYAILVPVTLVLTFIGIGAFEGRYTFDTRTEFFAPGPAPAGHGSPHGSAGAPAHGKAPSGDH